In Verrucomicrobiia bacterium, one DNA window encodes the following:
- a CDS encoding DUF6537 domain-containing protein: MTVDPRFLKEEGAEVFTGNELLIKGALEAEGGTHLLTGYPGSPIAGFFDAMELVAPLYKQKGIRATIANNEALGAAMLNGSQMGPLRGLCAMKSVGFHVAADALALGNLAGAHPQGGALVIIGDDPWSDSTQVPADSRYLCKHIFMPVMEPSSNQELKDWIDLGFKLSREANLFIGYIVTTNQADGGGSVQVRPNCFPDISSVNKYSLDTARIDLENTVLLPPRTWIKEEGLPQRYARLFEVARRNSVNRIINARENPRWRAEIGFVASGLGFCYLEHALAELGVADQVPILKLGISYPVDPGLVTEFTRQVRSIFVIEERRGFMEEQIAEIVNRLNQNGTAANRTNVWGKEFPAGLIGIPATRGLNPSILIERLAPLGRFFHDPNLAIDQKRIDCAVELIHETEKFDIHIPLRTPTFCPGCPHRDSASVLIEMKKQFIDPRYMKQYHRRGPVDLVFHGDTGCYTMLMFEPTKDLMHNYSGMGLGGGTGAGIDPFITNKQVVFLGDSTFFHSGMLGISNALKQGQDITYIILDNATTAMTGHQPTPSMDVDIVGEHTYKQNIDGIVDAMIGQGVHVVRANPAYRETWKSMLETTILRDGVKVIVADKECGITYHRRESREERREIREHGFVAEKRFVNINPDVCEYCLECTIATGCPGLTIAETPFGAKIQTDLSWCVADTACTKIYACPSFEEVTIVRTQKPPAPIDAIDLANIPLPKVADFADAWHCYLAGVGGQGIGVSTATLVRAGFKQGYQVLFCDKKGLAIRNGGVFSQIIFTKGASATSNIIPYGQADLLLGIDPLEATRSLSPKGNVRIASPQRTVAVVNAYKTPTILTLLGKEDFNVAELEETLRRYTRSDEYFGLNVAGISEYFFGTKLYANVVMLGIAFQKGLLPLSLENIEWGLRETMGSAAVDNIKALQLGRKLVFEPELVHEHELHETYEEFITERKDVLQRNHRSGKHWAREFEVLIRRSEESIRLGEQTERDIVWRLYDLLEYGGVATYAPLYLDLVEKVYAVDSAQFDHAATKAVIWNLHKAMVIKDEIYVAHLLTSEEKARRDHHRYHVDTERGDQIVYHHLNRPEFNILGRDFRFKLSPKKWQLNLLKHLRWLRRLMPAWHRREREFRDWYVSLVENFYYEDRAGYDRYVKALRCVEEVRGYREVRYPKMEEAQRKAEGLVSQPKKTASATVPVRHTV; this comes from the coding sequence ATGACAGTCGATCCACGATTCCTCAAGGAGGAGGGGGCCGAGGTTTTTACGGGGAACGAGCTGCTGATCAAGGGCGCACTCGAAGCCGAAGGCGGCACCCATCTCTTGACCGGTTACCCCGGTTCACCCATTGCGGGCTTTTTCGATGCGATGGAGTTGGTCGCGCCGCTTTACAAGCAGAAGGGCATCCGTGCGACCATCGCCAACAATGAGGCGCTGGGCGCAGCGATGCTCAACGGTTCACAGATGGGTCCATTGCGTGGCCTGTGTGCCATGAAATCGGTCGGGTTCCATGTCGCCGCCGACGCGTTGGCGCTCGGCAATCTTGCGGGCGCTCATCCGCAAGGGGGTGCGCTGGTGATCATCGGCGATGACCCATGGAGCGATTCAACGCAAGTCCCGGCCGACTCACGGTATCTCTGCAAGCACATCTTCATGCCGGTAATGGAACCCAGCAGTAATCAGGAGTTGAAGGACTGGATCGATCTCGGTTTCAAGCTCTCTCGCGAGGCCAATCTTTTTATCGGCTACATTGTCACCACCAACCAGGCGGATGGCGGCGGTAGTGTTCAGGTGCGGCCGAATTGTTTCCCTGACATCAGTAGCGTCAATAAGTATTCGCTCGACACGGCGCGAATCGATTTGGAGAACACCGTCCTACTGCCACCGCGCACGTGGATCAAGGAAGAGGGCCTGCCGCAACGTTACGCGCGGCTGTTTGAGGTCGCCCGGCGCAATAGTGTAAACCGGATCATCAACGCCCGCGAGAACCCGCGTTGGCGCGCCGAAATCGGTTTCGTCGCTTCAGGCCTTGGGTTCTGTTACCTCGAACACGCGCTGGCGGAACTCGGTGTCGCGGACCAGGTGCCGATCCTCAAACTCGGCATCAGTTATCCGGTCGACCCCGGGTTGGTCACAGAATTCACGCGGCAAGTCCGCAGCATCTTCGTCATCGAAGAGCGCCGCGGGTTCATGGAAGAGCAGATTGCGGAAATCGTCAACCGCCTCAACCAAAACGGCACGGCTGCCAACCGCACGAATGTTTGGGGTAAGGAGTTCCCGGCGGGATTAATCGGGATCCCTGCGACACGGGGCTTGAATCCGAGCATTCTCATTGAACGGCTTGCGCCGCTGGGCCGTTTTTTTCATGACCCAAATCTCGCCATCGACCAGAAGCGTATCGACTGCGCTGTCGAACTGATTCACGAGACCGAGAAGTTTGACATTCACATTCCCCTGCGCACTCCGACATTTTGCCCCGGTTGTCCGCATCGCGATAGCGCCAGCGTGTTGATCGAGATGAAGAAGCAATTCATCGACCCACGTTACATGAAGCAGTACCACAGGCGGGGCCCGGTAGACCTGGTTTTTCACGGTGACACGGGCTGTTACACGATGCTGATGTTCGAGCCGACCAAAGATCTCATGCACAACTACAGTGGCATGGGCCTGGGCGGCGGCACGGGCGCGGGCATCGACCCGTTTATCACCAACAAGCAGGTGGTCTTCCTCGGCGACTCGACGTTTTTCCACAGCGGAATGCTTGGTATCTCCAACGCGCTCAAGCAGGGCCAGGACATCACGTACATCATTCTCGACAACGCCACCACGGCGATGACCGGCCACCAGCCGACTCCATCCATGGATGTGGACATTGTTGGCGAGCACACCTACAAGCAGAATATTGACGGCATTGTCGACGCGATGATCGGGCAGGGCGTGCACGTGGTACGCGCCAACCCCGCCTATCGAGAGACGTGGAAGAGCATGCTCGAGACAACGATCCTGCGTGATGGCGTGAAGGTGATCGTCGCCGACAAAGAATGCGGCATTACCTATCATCGCCGCGAGTCGCGTGAAGAGCGTCGCGAAATTCGTGAGCACGGTTTTGTCGCCGAAAAGCGCTTTGTCAATATCAACCCTGACGTCTGCGAGTATTGCCTCGAATGCACCATCGCCACCGGTTGTCCAGGTTTGACCATCGCCGAGACGCCTTTCGGCGCGAAGATTCAGACCGATCTGTCGTGGTGTGTTGCCGACACGGCGTGCACCAAGATTTACGCCTGTCCATCGTTCGAGGAAGTTACCATCGTCCGCACGCAGAAGCCCCCCGCACCGATCGACGCGATTGATCTTGCCAACATTCCACTTCCCAAGGTGGCCGATTTTGCCGACGCGTGGCACTGCTATCTGGCTGGCGTCGGCGGACAGGGAATCGGCGTTAGCACGGCAACCCTCGTGCGCGCAGGATTCAAGCAGGGTTACCAGGTTTTGTTTTGCGACAAGAAGGGGCTAGCGATTCGCAATGGAGGCGTGTTCTCCCAGATCATTTTCACGAAAGGCGCGAGCGCTACGTCCAACATCATCCCGTATGGCCAAGCGGATTTATTGCTCGGCATCGACCCGCTGGAGGCCACACGCAGCCTGTCACCGAAAGGCAACGTACGCATCGCCAGTCCCCAGCGCACGGTAGCGGTCGTGAATGCCTACAAGACGCCAACGATCCTCACCCTTCTCGGCAAGGAAGACTTCAATGTGGCGGAACTCGAGGAGACGTTACGCCGCTACACCAGGTCGGACGAGTATTTCGGCCTGAACGTGGCCGGTATCTCCGAATACTTCTTCGGCACAAAGTTATACGCGAACGTGGTCATGCTGGGCATCGCATTTCAAAAGGGTCTATTACCTTTGTCACTTGAGAACATTGAGTGGGGCTTGCGCGAGACAATGGGTTCCGCCGCAGTTGACAATATCAAAGCGTTGCAGTTGGGACGCAAGCTCGTGTTTGAACCCGAACTCGTTCACGAACATGAGCTGCATGAGACATACGAGGAGTTTATCACCGAGCGCAAGGATGTGCTGCAGCGTAACCATCGATCCGGTAAGCATTGGGCCCGCGAGTTTGAAGTTCTCATACGGCGTAGTGAGGAATCAATTCGACTCGGGGAACAAACGGAGCGCGACATCGTCTGGCGGTTGTATGATTTGCTGGAGTATGGCGGCGTGGCGACCTATGCACCGCTTTACCTCGACCTGGTCGAGAAAGTGTACGCGGTGGACAGCGCTCAATTCGATCACGCCGCGACCAAGGCGGTCATCTGGAATCTGCACAAGGCGATGGTCATCAAGGACGAGATTTACGTGGCGCATCTGCTCACGAGCGAAGAGAAAGCCCGCCGCGATCACCACCGCTATCACGTGGACACGGAACGGGGCGACCAGATCGTTTACCATCACCTGAACCGTCCCGAGTTTAACATCCTCGGTCGGGATTTCCGCTTCAAGTTGAGCCCGAAGAAGTGGCAACTCAACCTGCTCAAACATCTGCGCTGGCTGCGGCGCCTTATGCCGGCCTGGCACCGTCGCGAGCGTGAGTTCCGCGACTGGTATGTCAGCCTGGTCGAGAACTTCTACTACGAAGATCGCGCCGGCTACGACCGCTATGTGAAGGCCCTGCGTTGCGTCGAGGAGGTTCGTGGCTATCGCGAAGTCCGTTATCCGAAGATGGAAGAGGCGCAACGGAAGGCCGAGGGGTTGGTCTCCCAGCCGAAGAAGACGGCGTCAGCGACGGTTCCTGTGAGGCACACGGTGTAG
- a CDS encoding M23 family metallopeptidase — protein sequence MSRLRLFPLIISSFVLAVTARAFDICLPTANDALLRPGGDADYFQPTVEGTAESGMFGCVRSKGHRFHEGIDIKCLQRNRRGEPTDPVHAVADGEVAFINTKPGLSNYGRYIVLRHNWDNVSVCTLYAHLSEVAGGLVVDQPVKKGQIIGTMGHSTNTREGISRERAHLHFEINFLLNPNFRIWYPKRDPQAPPFGNFNGKNLIGLDPAALLRAYAANRKVDFAEYISKQPIAFTALVGARLLPWLTLHTEQIQPASGIPVAYEIGMTAWGMPVMVWPRTAQEIGDTQRRLLQRGPPLVQRVNEPELARATCHELVKRNSHGDGWALTESGRECFELLTYVP from the coding sequence ATGAGTCGACTGCGACTTTTTCCTCTCATTATCTCCAGCTTCGTCCTCGCTGTCACTGCGCGCGCGTTCGACATCTGCCTGCCCACTGCCAACGACGCGCTGCTACGGCCCGGCGGTGACGCGGACTATTTCCAACCCACCGTCGAAGGCACGGCTGAGTCCGGCATGTTCGGTTGCGTCCGCAGCAAAGGTCACCGCTTCCACGAGGGAATCGACATCAAGTGCCTCCAACGCAACCGGCGCGGGGAACCGACAGATCCCGTTCACGCCGTGGCCGACGGCGAGGTCGCGTTTATCAATACAAAGCCCGGTCTCTCGAATTATGGACGGTATATCGTGCTCCGCCACAACTGGGACAATGTGTCGGTCTGCACGTTGTACGCGCACCTCAGTGAAGTGGCCGGTGGTCTCGTCGTTGACCAACCCGTAAAGAAAGGCCAAATCATCGGCACAATGGGGCATTCCACGAACACTCGCGAAGGCATCTCCCGCGAACGTGCCCATCTCCATTTCGAGATCAATTTCCTGTTGAACCCCAATTTCCGCATTTGGTACCCGAAACGCGACCCGCAAGCACCGCCCTTCGGCAACTTCAACGGCAAGAATCTCATCGGCCTCGATCCCGCCGCCTTACTCCGGGCCTACGCAGCCAACCGTAAGGTGGATTTTGCGGAGTACATTTCGAAGCAACCGATCGCCTTTACGGCACTCGTCGGCGCCCGCCTATTACCGTGGCTCACGCTTCATACCGAGCAGATCCAACCCGCATCTGGCATCCCCGTCGCCTATGAAATTGGTATGACGGCTTGGGGAATGCCCGTGATGGTGTGGCCGCGCACGGCGCAGGAAATCGGTGACACGCAACGGCGACTGCTCCAACGCGGCCCGCCCCTCGTGCAGCGGGTCAATGAGCCGGAACTGGCGCGGGCTACTTGCCACGAACTCGTGAAGCGCAATTCGCACGGGGACGGTTGGGCGTTGACCGAAAGCGGCCGAGAGTGTTTCGAGCTTCTAACGTACGTGCCGTAG
- a CDS encoding STAS domain-containing protein produces MHELQIKMHQVSGVEVVEMRGAIDALAFADLSATLGRMIAEVTPCIVLECSRVTYIGSAQLKELLDFAHMAQARGGDVKCVGIAPTIQHVANLIAMGDLMEFFDDLPQALLSFRGLPATALR; encoded by the coding sequence ATGCACGAATTGCAGATTAAAATGCACCAGGTTTCCGGTGTCGAGGTCGTGGAGATGAGAGGGGCGATCGATGCGCTGGCTTTCGCGGATCTGTCCGCCACATTGGGACGCATGATCGCGGAAGTCACTCCCTGCATTGTCCTGGAATGCTCACGAGTCACCTACATCGGCAGCGCACAGTTGAAAGAGCTCCTCGATTTCGCCCATATGGCGCAAGCACGCGGCGGTGATGTAAAGTGCGTCGGGATCGCGCCGACGATTCAGCACGTGGCCAACCTGATTGCGATGGGTGACTTGATGGAGTTTTTCGATGACCTGCCGCAGGCACTGCTCTCGTTCCGTGGTTTGCCGGCGACCGCGTTACGCTAA
- a CDS encoding RNA polymerase sigma factor, with translation MATDKQINDPPAMDFESLVENHYRGLYQFAYNLARDEAEACDLTQQTFLIWARKGHQLRDPSKAKTWLFTTLHREFLQARRKHVRFPHYELDEVASELPSVPPTMVDQLDAAAMVSSLAQVNELYRAPLTLFYLEDYSYKEIAEILDVPIGTVQSRIARGKSQLYKALTDGQSSEAARVKESRE, from the coding sequence ATGGCTACGGACAAACAAATTAATGACCCACCAGCGATGGATTTTGAATCGTTGGTGGAGAACCATTATAGAGGACTGTATCAATTTGCATATAATCTCGCGCGCGATGAGGCAGAAGCTTGTGACCTTACCCAGCAAACTTTTCTCATCTGGGCGCGCAAAGGGCATCAATTGCGTGATCCATCGAAAGCGAAAACGTGGCTCTTCACCACTTTGCACCGCGAGTTTCTCCAGGCGCGCCGCAAACACGTGCGCTTCCCGCATTATGAACTTGACGAGGTCGCAAGCGAATTGCCGTCCGTCCCGCCCACGATGGTTGACCAATTGGACGCGGCCGCCATGGTCAGCTCACTCGCGCAGGTCAACGAACTTTACCGCGCGCCGCTCACCCTGTTCTACCTTGAGGACTATTCGTACAAGGAAATTGCCGAGATCCTTGACGTACCCATCGGTACCGTCCAATCGCGTATTGCCCGTGGCAAGTCCCAACTCTATAAAGCTCTTACCGACGGCCAGTCATCCGAGGCCGCAAGAGTGAAGGAGTCACGTGAATAG
- a CDS encoding DEAD/DEAH box helicase: MPFRALGLDTNVLKAVAAAGYTEPTPIQTAAIPLILAGHDVIGIAQTGTGKTAAFVLPILAKLAALIGAGQKRGIRVLVVAPTRELVVQIEENVRAYGRYMSVRMATVYGGVGEHPQIQALRSGVDIVVATPGRLLDLMGRKNGDFSGIQFLVLDEADRMLDMGFLPDIRRIVKALPTKRQTLLFSASLSRDIEQVTREFQHAPKVVQIGKRANPAETVTQFVYEVPKHLKASLLLHLLKDPQMNMVLIFVRMKHAADHLADHLDHKGIKTATIHSNRSQSQRLRALKDFKSGAVRVLVATDIAARGIDVDGISHVVNYDFPMHSEDYVHRIGRTGRAHAVGDAISFITAADYGALRALERFIGRGIVRKRAEGFDYQGAVAQPGDQDARPYRSKQLSPAGHGQGHKQGHSGQGGGSGQKRHGGQGGGHRGSRSRSRWGR; the protein is encoded by the coding sequence ATGCCATTTCGCGCACTTGGTCTTGATACTAATGTCCTGAAAGCTGTTGCGGCTGCCGGGTACACGGAACCCACTCCCATCCAGACGGCGGCGATCCCGTTGATCTTGGCGGGGCATGATGTGATCGGCATCGCGCAGACGGGGACGGGGAAGACGGCGGCGTTTGTGCTGCCGATTTTGGCGAAGTTGGCGGCGCTGATCGGGGCGGGGCAGAAGCGGGGGATTCGCGTGTTGGTGGTGGCGCCGACGCGGGAGTTGGTGGTGCAGATCGAGGAAAATGTGCGGGCGTACGGGCGGTATATGTCGGTGCGGATGGCGACGGTGTACGGGGGCGTGGGTGAACATCCGCAGATCCAGGCGTTGCGGTCGGGGGTGGACATCGTGGTGGCGACGCCGGGGCGGTTGCTGGATTTGATGGGGCGGAAGAACGGGGATTTTTCCGGGATACAATTCTTGGTGCTCGATGAAGCGGACCGGATGCTCGACATGGGATTTTTGCCGGACATCCGGCGGATCGTGAAGGCGCTGCCGACGAAGCGGCAGACGTTGCTGTTTTCGGCGTCATTGTCGCGCGACATCGAGCAGGTGACGCGGGAATTTCAGCATGCGCCGAAGGTCGTCCAGATCGGCAAGCGCGCGAATCCCGCGGAGACGGTGACGCAGTTTGTTTATGAAGTGCCGAAACATTTGAAGGCGTCGCTGCTGCTGCATCTGCTCAAGGACCCGCAGATGAACATGGTGCTGATTTTTGTCCGCATGAAACACGCAGCCGATCATCTCGCGGACCATCTGGACCATAAGGGGATTAAGACGGCGACGATCCATTCGAATCGGTCGCAGAGCCAGCGGTTGCGGGCGTTGAAGGATTTCAAGTCCGGCGCGGTGCGGGTGCTGGTGGCGACAGATATCGCGGCGCGGGGGATCGATGTGGATGGGATTTCGCATGTGGTGAATTACGATTTCCCGATGCACTCGGAGGATTACGTCCATCGGATTGGTCGGACCGGTCGGGCGCACGCGGTTGGCGATGCGATCAGTTTTATCACGGCGGCGGACTACGGCGCGTTGCGGGCGCTGGAGCGGTTTATTGGAAGAGGTATCGTGCGGAAACGGGCGGAGGGTTTTGACTATCAGGGTGCGGTGGCGCAGCCCGGTGACCAAGATGCGCGACCATATCGGTCCAAGCAGTTGAGCCCGGCGGGTCACGGCCAAGGACACAAACAGGGGCACTCAGGACAAGGCGGTGGTTCGGGGCAAAAACGGCACGGAGGACAGGGCGGCGGTCATCGTGGTTCGCGATCCCGGTCGCGTTGGGGTCGGTAA
- a CDS encoding isocitrate lyase/phosphoenolpyruvate mutase family protein: MPNLAETFHSLHKQHDILILPNAWDASSAKVIENAGAKAIATSSAGVAWALGYPDGDVLPARMLAELTARITDAIRIPLSVDFEGGYTKNPAEIAENLKPIINAGAVGINIEDGESTPELLAKKIEKARKAAESTGVSVFINARTDVYLAEIGSPESRVGETVSRAARYREAGADGIFVPGLYEPADIKAIVSEVKMPINVMAYPGLPPAKELKKLGVQRLSSGTAIPQMIWSRVAELAKGFLSTGDSKPLFNDSMAYGKLQELFTR; encoded by the coding sequence ATGCCAAATCTCGCAGAAACCTTTCATTCTCTCCATAAACAACACGACATCTTAATCTTGCCGAATGCCTGGGACGCGAGCAGCGCGAAAGTCATTGAAAATGCGGGTGCAAAGGCAATCGCCACTTCAAGTGCAGGCGTTGCCTGGGCACTCGGCTATCCCGATGGTGACGTGCTGCCAGCCCGGATGCTTGCGGAACTTACCGCTCGAATCACGGATGCCATTCGCATTCCACTTTCAGTGGATTTCGAGGGCGGTTATACAAAAAATCCCGCAGAAATCGCCGAGAATCTCAAGCCCATCATCAACGCAGGAGCCGTGGGCATCAACATCGAAGACGGCGAAAGCACGCCGGAACTCTTAGCCAAAAAAATCGAAAAAGCTCGAAAAGCCGCTGAGAGCACCGGCGTAAGCGTATTCATCAATGCGCGCACCGACGTTTATCTGGCAGAGATAGGCAGCCCCGAAAGTCGCGTCGGAGAGACCGTCAGTCGTGCCGCGCGTTACCGTGAGGCCGGAGCCGATGGAATTTTTGTTCCAGGTCTCTATGAGCCTGCGGACATCAAGGCCATCGTTTCGGAAGTCAAAATGCCAATCAACGTCATGGCGTATCCTGGCCTCCCACCGGCAAAGGAATTGAAGAAGCTCGGCGTGCAGCGATTGAGCTCTGGCACCGCCATCCCTCAAATGATCTGGAGTCGTGTTGCGGAATTGGCAAAGGGCTTTCTCTCGACCGGCGATTCAAAGCCGCTGTTCAATGACTCAATGGCCTACGGGAAATTGCAAGAATTGTTCACTCGATAA
- a CDS encoding NAD(P)-dependent alcohol dehydrogenase — translation MSTHNTKSYAAQAAASALAPFAIARREPGSTDVEMEILFCGVCHSDLHQARNEWHNTTYPCVPGHEIIGRVTRVGDRVTKFKKGDLTGVGCMVDSCRTCANCRAGNEQYCLTGGTIWTYNGNDKVLGGQTFGGYSTSVVVDESFVLRIPPGLDPAAAAPLLCAGITTYSPLRHWKVGPNQKVGIVGLGGLGHMGVKLARAMGAHVVLFTTSPGKVADGLRLGAHEVVISKNADEMKKHGTSFNFILDAVSAQHDIDAYLALLKLDGTLVLVGAPEHPLPVSAFNLILPRRNFAGSAIGGIPETQEMLNFCAEHKLASDIEMIPIQKINEAYERLLKQDVKYRFVIDMASLK, via the coding sequence ATGAGCACGCACAACACTAAATCTTACGCGGCGCAAGCGGCTGCTTCCGCCCTCGCCCCGTTCGCCATTGCCCGTCGCGAACCCGGCTCCACCGATGTTGAAATGGAAATCCTCTTCTGCGGCGTTTGTCATTCCGACCTGCATCAGGCCCGCAACGAGTGGCACAACACCACCTATCCGTGTGTCCCCGGTCACGAAATTATTGGTCGCGTCACCCGCGTCGGCGACCGTGTCACCAAATTCAAGAAAGGCGACCTCACCGGCGTGGGCTGCATGGTCGATTCCTGTCGTACCTGCGCGAATTGCCGCGCGGGCAATGAACAATACTGCCTCACGGGAGGAACCATCTGGACCTACAACGGCAATGACAAGGTTCTCGGGGGCCAGACGTTCGGCGGTTACTCCACCAGTGTTGTGGTCGATGAATCTTTCGTCCTGCGCATTCCGCCGGGGCTCGACCCGGCCGCCGCCGCGCCGCTGCTCTGCGCCGGCATCACCACGTATTCACCCCTGCGCCACTGGAAAGTTGGCCCCAACCAAAAAGTCGGCATCGTCGGTCTCGGCGGGCTCGGTCACATGGGCGTAAAACTCGCGCGGGCCATGGGCGCCCACGTCGTGTTGTTTACCACCTCGCCCGGAAAAGTTGCCGACGGCCTGCGTCTCGGCGCTCACGAAGTCGTTATCTCCAAAAACGCCGACGAGATGAAGAAGCACGGCACCAGCTTCAATTTCATCCTCGATGCTGTTTCCGCCCAGCACGATATCGATGCCTACCTCGCCCTCTTGAAATTGGACGGTACCCTCGTCCTTGTCGGCGCACCGGAGCACCCGTTGCCGGTCAGCGCCTTCAACCTGATCTTGCCCCGCCGCAATTTTGCCGGGTCAGCCATCGGCGGTATCCCGGAAACACAGGAAATGCTCAATTTCTGCGCCGAGCACAAGCTCGCGTCGGACATCGAGATGATTCCCATCCAGAAAATCAACGAAGCCTACGAGCGCCTGCTCAAACAGGACGTGAAATATCGCTTCGTCATCGACATGGCTTCGCTCAAATAA
- a CDS encoding YdeI/OmpD-associated family protein, which yields MKLAKRQETRPTIRFRATLFRPKATGKIGSSALLTLPRNASAKLPSRGMTIVEGTINAIPFRAALEPDGKGSHQLRVNKAMHDAAGADAEDTLMVEITRVGEEPEVRVPVDLRQALAAAPPAQASWADITPLARRDWIFSISTAKQPETRRRRIEKACDMLASGKRRLCCFPGIKWLMKENAKSCGMWLPLPNSKNRPPPRSTSPE from the coding sequence ATGAAACTGGCCAAGCGGCAAGAAACCAGGCCAACGATTCGCTTCCGTGCCACGTTGTTTCGGCCCAAGGCAACCGGAAAGATTGGATCGTCGGCTCTTCTCACTCTGCCCAGGAACGCGAGCGCGAAGCTTCCCTCACGAGGTATGACCATCGTTGAGGGAACGATCAATGCCATCCCCTTTCGAGCCGCCCTCGAACCAGACGGCAAAGGAAGTCACCAGCTCAGGGTCAACAAAGCCATGCACGATGCTGCCGGCGCCGACGCTGAAGACACGCTAATGGTGGAGATTACGCGGGTCGGAGAAGAACCGGAGGTCAGGGTGCCAGTGGATCTGCGCCAAGCCCTTGCCGCGGCCCCGCCGGCGCAGGCGTCGTGGGCGGATATCACACCCCTCGCGCGCCGGGACTGGATTTTCTCGATCAGCACAGCCAAACAACCGGAAACGCGCCGGCGCCGGATCGAGAAAGCCTGCGATATGCTGGCCTCGGGAAAGCGACGACTATGTTGTTTTCCCGGCATCAAGTGGCTGATGAAAGAAAATGCAAAATCATGCGGAATGTGGCTCCCCTTGCCGAACTCAAAAAATCGTCCTCCGCCGAGATCGACAAGTCCTGAATAA